Proteins encoded in a region of the Microcoleus sp. bin38.metabat.b11b12b14.051 genome:
- a CDS encoding 4-hydroxybenzoate solanesyltransferase, translating to MLQESDRPTESTLLTVAKLLRWDKPAGRLILMIPALWAVFLAAHGRPPAALVGVIVLGTLATSAAGCVINDLWDRDIDPEVERTRSRPLASRALTVQTGIGVALISFACAAILALYLNPLSFWLCVAAVPIIICYPLAKRFFPVPQLVLSIAWGFAVLISWSAAVNKLELATWLLWGAVVFWTMGFDTVYAMSDREDDLRLGVNSSAIFFGKNVTNAVGFFFVGTVGLLAAMGINLHLHVGFWIAICAAAVLWFLQYSQLRKTDIPKPVYGQIFRQNVWVGFVILAGMIVGEIF from the coding sequence ATGCTTCAAGAGTCCGATCGCCCAACCGAATCCACATTGCTAACAGTCGCAAAGCTTTTGAGGTGGGACAAACCAGCAGGAAGGCTAATTTTAATGATACCAGCCCTGTGGGCCGTCTTTTTAGCAGCACACGGGAGACCGCCTGCTGCATTAGTCGGTGTGATCGTATTGGGCACCCTAGCCACAAGTGCCGCCGGATGCGTGATTAACGACTTGTGGGATCGCGATATCGATCCAGAAGTAGAAAGAACGCGATCGCGCCCGCTAGCATCCCGCGCCCTCACCGTGCAAACTGGAATAGGAGTTGCCTTAATCTCCTTTGCTTGCGCGGCGATTCTTGCACTTTATCTCAATCCTTTAAGTTTCTGGTTGTGCGTTGCGGCTGTACCGATAATTATCTGCTATCCCCTAGCAAAAAGATTTTTTCCAGTGCCGCAATTAGTATTATCAATAGCCTGGGGATTTGCAGTTTTAATTAGTTGGAGTGCCGCCGTCAACAAATTAGAATTAGCAACTTGGCTGTTATGGGGAGCCGTCGTGTTTTGGACAATGGGATTTGATACAGTTTACGCGATGAGCGACAGAGAAGATGACCTGCGTTTAGGCGTGAATTCCAGCGCCATATTTTTCGGAAAAAATGTAACTAACGCTGTGGGTTTTTTCTTTGTTGGTACCGTCGGTTTGTTAGCAGCAATGGGAATCAATCTGCACTTGCACGTCGGTTTTTGGATAGCAATTTGTGCGGCGGCAGTTCTGTGGTTTTTGCAGTACAGTCAACTGCGAAAAACGGATATTCCTAAGCCTGTTTACGGTCAAATATTTCGCCAAAATGTTTGGGTTGGGTTTGTAATATTGGCGGGGATGATTGTTGGTGAGATTTTTTGA
- a CDS encoding Ppx/GppA phosphatase family protein: MVNSLAAAESNRIIAAIDMGTNSFHMVVARIDPKLPAFAIIAREKDTVRLGDCEAKTGCLKSEVMERAIATLRRFQDIAKTFNAEQVIAVATSAVREAPNGRDFLKQVTDELDLNVSLISGQEEARRIYLGVLSGMEFNNQSQVIIDIGGGSTELILGDSSEPRCLTSTKIGAVRLTGEFVKTDPISREEFAYLQAYIRISLERPIDELRSQFKIGEELRLIGTAGTIETLAAINAREKLGTVPSPLAGYQLSLKDLRDLVNRFRKLSYSERLAIPGMSDKRAEIILAGALILQEAMILLDMESLTVCDRSLREGVIVDWMLSRGLIENRLRYQGSIRQRSVMHMAEKYQVNLEQSQRTAEFALNLFDQTQGILHNWGSEERELLWAASILHNSGLYVSHSAHHKHSYYLIRNGELLGYTETEIEVIANIARYHRKNPPKKKHDNFVILPKKYREVVSKLHPFLRLAVALDRRQIGAIADFKCEHRPEVREFHLRLEPLTPGDDCALEMWSLDYKKPCFEDEYNLKLVATLEPTLVTV; encoded by the coding sequence ATGGTTAATTCACTTGCTGCTGCGGAGTCAAATCGTATTATTGCCGCTATTGATATGGGTACTAACTCGTTTCACATGGTGGTGGCGCGCATCGATCCGAAATTGCCTGCGTTTGCGATTATTGCTAGAGAAAAAGATACGGTTCGGTTGGGCGACTGTGAGGCTAAAACAGGGTGTTTGAAGTCTGAGGTTATGGAAAGGGCGATCGCCACTTTGCGCCGTTTTCAAGATATTGCTAAAACTTTTAATGCTGAACAAGTCATCGCTGTAGCTACGAGTGCGGTTCGAGAAGCCCCTAACGGGCGCGATTTCCTCAAACAAGTTACTGACGAATTAGACTTGAATGTGAGCTTGATTTCAGGACAAGAAGAAGCCCGGAGAATTTATCTCGGCGTGCTTTCTGGGATGGAATTTAACAATCAATCCCAGGTAATTATTGATATTGGTGGCGGTTCTACCGAGTTGATTTTAGGAGATAGTTCGGAACCGCGCTGTCTCACGAGTACCAAAATTGGTGCTGTGCGCTTAACAGGAGAATTTGTCAAAACTGACCCGATTAGCCGGGAGGAGTTTGCCTATTTGCAAGCTTATATTCGGATTTCGCTGGAAAGACCGATCGACGAATTGCGATCGCAGTTCAAGATAGGCGAAGAGTTGCGCTTGATCGGTACTGCGGGAACGATCGAAACTTTGGCTGCAATTAACGCTCGCGAAAAGTTGGGAACAGTGCCCAGCCCGCTAGCTGGATATCAGTTAAGTTTAAAGGATTTGCGCGATTTAGTCAATCGTTTCCGCAAACTTTCCTACTCCGAAAGGCTGGCCATTCCGGGAATGTCGGACAAGCGGGCGGAAATTATTCTGGCGGGCGCTTTGATTTTGCAGGAAGCGATGATACTCTTAGACATGGAATCGCTCACGGTGTGCGATCGATCTTTGAGAGAAGGCGTCATTGTTGACTGGATGCTAAGCCGCGGTTTGATAGAAAACCGCTTGCGCTATCAAGGTTCAATCCGCCAGCGCAGCGTTATGCACATGGCCGAAAAATATCAAGTTAACTTAGAACAAAGCCAAAGAACCGCAGAATTTGCGCTGAATTTGTTCGACCAAACCCAAGGAATTCTGCACAATTGGGGCAGCGAAGAACGCGAGTTGCTGTGGGCGGCATCGATTCTGCACAACAGCGGTTTGTACGTCAGTCATTCGGCACACCACAAGCATTCTTACTATTTAATTCGCAATGGTGAATTATTGGGCTACACTGAAACCGAGATTGAAGTAATTGCCAATATAGCTCGCTATCACCGCAAAAATCCTCCTAAAAAGAAGCACGATAATTTTGTAATTCTTCCGAAAAAATACCGGGAAGTTGTTAGTAAATTGCATCCTTTTCTGCGGTTAGCCGTAGCGTTGGACAGGCGGCAAATTGGCGCGATTGCTGATTTTAAATGCGAACACCGCCCGGAAGTTCGAGAATTTCACTTGCGGCTGGAGCCTCTCACTCCTGGGGACGATTGCGCTTTAGAAATGTGGAGTTTGGATTATAAAAAGCCGTGTTTTGAGGATGAATACAATCTCAAATTAGTCGCAACTTTAGAGCCGACTTTGGTTACAGTTTAA
- a CDS encoding transposase — MSNYRRTNIPGATYFFTQVTYQRIPWLCRDIARESLRKSLLRVQRLYPFSIDAIVLLPNHIHCIWTLPARDNNYATRWRFIKTFVTHECANQLGIKAEISQSRQKRKERNLWQRRFWEHLIRDEADYANHCNYIHYNPVKHGLCHSPKDWQYSSFHRFVAESIYPEDWGANDIPDIPAHIGHE, encoded by the coding sequence ATGTCGAACTACCGAAGAACCAACATACCAGGAGCAACCTACTTTTTCACCCAAGTCACTTATCAAAGAATTCCTTGGTTATGTCGCGATATTGCTCGCGAATCTTTACGAAAATCCCTCCTCCGAGTCCAGCGACTTTACCCTTTTTCAATTGATGCAATTGTTCTATTGCCAAATCACATACATTGTATTTGGACGCTACCAGCCCGTGATAACAACTATGCAACTCGTTGGCGATTCATTAAAACCTTTGTCACTCATGAATGCGCTAACCAATTAGGAATAAAAGCCGAAATCAGCCAATCTCGACAAAAACGTAAAGAAAGAAATCTTTGGCAACGAAGATTTTGGGAACATTTAATTAGAGATGAAGCAGACTATGCTAATCATTGCAATTATATTCATTACAATCCAGTCAAACATGGTTTATGTCATTCGCCCAAAGATTGGCAATATTCTAGTTTCCATCGATTTGTTGCCGAAAGCATTTATCCTGAAGATTGGGGAGCAAATGACATCCCAGATATTCCGGCACATATCGGTCACGAGTAG
- a CDS encoding YdiU family protein produces MSNPLLSLNYEPALESLGGDYFDEVPAADFPQHILRFRNDQLLPTLGLDPAQVTDEDFIQAFGKFHCVRPFLALRYHGYQFNEYNPNLGDGRGFLYGQVRGTDGRLYDFGTKGSGRTPYSRSADGRLTLKGGVREVLAAEALHRLGVRTSRCFSLVETGDALWRGDEPSPTRSSVMVRFSHSHIRFGTFERLNYIRRPDLIKKLLDFVIEYYYPEIHLESSNSGVSPAEKYALFYADLVKRVAELVAQWMAAGFCHAVLNTDNMSITGESFDYGPFAFIPTYDPKFTAAYFDYYGLYCYGNQPFICHGNLEKLQQPLAAAIPQADMDAALAKFGEYYNAAYRQLMLRRLGFEDLPEADGDELLKLTIKMLAESQVGYHDFFWELRRQFHRSWRDDVNQIFSEAESTELLAPWAQFYCHVLQTLSADDMDKMTQILCKHNPEQSLLRPTIEAVWEPIALEDNWQPFYDLVERIQNPEG; encoded by the coding sequence ATGTCCAATCCTTTACTTTCCCTCAACTACGAGCCCGCCCTCGAATCCCTCGGCGGCGACTACTTCGATGAAGTCCCGGCGGCCGACTTTCCGCAGCACATCCTCCGCTTCCGCAACGACCAATTATTGCCCACCTTGGGTTTAGATCCCGCACAAGTAACCGACGAAGATTTCATCCAAGCATTCGGCAAATTTCACTGCGTGCGTCCCTTTCTCGCACTCCGCTATCACGGCTATCAATTCAACGAATATAACCCGAATTTAGGCGACGGTAGAGGCTTTTTGTACGGTCAAGTTCGCGGTACTGATGGCAGACTTTACGATTTCGGTACTAAAGGTTCCGGTCGCACTCCCTACTCGCGCAGCGCTGATGGTAGACTCACTCTCAAAGGGGGAGTTCGCGAAGTTTTGGCCGCCGAAGCTTTGCACCGATTGGGAGTTCGGACATCTCGCTGTTTTAGTTTAGTTGAAACTGGGGATGCTTTGTGGCGAGGCGATGAACCTTCTCCGACGCGATCGTCTGTGATGGTGCGTTTTAGCCACTCTCACATCCGATTTGGCACTTTTGAAAGACTAAATTATATCCGCCGCCCGGATTTAATTAAAAAACTTTTAGATTTTGTAATTGAATATTATTATCCTGAGATTCATTTAGAATCTAGCAATTCTGGTGTTTCGCCTGCGGAAAAGTATGCGCTTTTTTATGCGGATTTAGTCAAGCGTGTAGCTGAATTGGTCGCTCAGTGGATGGCGGCAGGTTTTTGCCACGCTGTGCTGAATACTGATAATATGTCGATTACTGGTGAAAGTTTTGATTACGGGCCTTTTGCGTTTATTCCAACTTATGACCCGAAATTTACAGCGGCTTATTTTGACTATTACGGTCTTTATTGTTACGGGAATCAACCGTTTATTTGTCACGGGAATTTGGAGAAGCTTCAGCAACCGCTAGCAGCCGCTATTCCTCAAGCTGATATGGATGCTGCTTTGGCTAAGTTTGGTGAGTATTATAATGCTGCTTACCGCCAGTTGATGCTGCGTAGATTGGGCTTTGAGGATTTGCCTGAGGCGGATGGTGATGAGCTTTTGAAGCTGACAATTAAGATGCTGGCGGAGTCTCAAGTTGGTTATCACGATTTCTTTTGGGAGTTGCGGAGACAGTTCCATCGCAGTTGGCGAGATGATGTCAATCAAATTTTTAGCGAAGCGGAATCAACGGAATTGCTAGCACCTTGGGCGCAGTTTTATTGTCACGTTTTGCAAACTTTGTCGGCGGATGATATGGACAAGATGACTCAGATATTGTGCAAGCATAATCCTGAACAATCGCTGTTGAGGCCGACGATTGAGGCTGTTTGGGAACCCATTGCTCTTGAGGATAATTGGCAACCTTTTTATGATTTGGTTGAGCGAATTCAAAATCCAGAGGGTTGA